The Neofelis nebulosa isolate mNeoNeb1 chromosome 16, mNeoNeb1.pri, whole genome shotgun sequence genome includes a window with the following:
- the HROB gene encoding homologous recombination OB-fold protein isoform X2, which translates to MACSLQKLFTVEEEFEDEDFLSAVEDAENEFAGSRPLNAGCLRPVSSRPQETVSAQSSGQLLSCPTAPSEALGPSALGLRLPTSSMPRAIRDPPSIRTAPLRPVSTSSSWTGHQRRVTLPEVLKEPARPQTSASHPLLTFESQQQVISGFEGPEQDEFDKVLASMELEGPGVELELGISSEATGIPPTWQQEDLALAKKARVAELSRSCQKGPTPASHITSVMSADDEPPAPGVHCRTAQPHLRPGAVSNLPTPTASTVPAQQPHSEACPQGPALRAAQPLQAAGRPVQSSLQSPFPGQSFQRPNACLRGKFHLPGPRTPNSICSTPSRTISALFPRSPLQPRAPAASIKCPASTPKSPHSSLVPQAVLQPPIVTNHLVQLVTAANRTPQRPARTKTRRFPGPAGILPHQHSGKNLEEIMVSTPQTPTHGALAKFRAEIVTSSQASVEEDFGRGPWLAMKSALGLEERDPTCFLCTYSIVMVLRKAALRQLPRNKVPNMAVMIKSLSRSTMDASVVFKDPTGEMQGTVHRLLLEARQSELKPGSVLLLKQVGVFSPSLRNHYLNVTPNNLVHIYGPDSGDGNFLKPSPPFPKDPGSFPGSLHHETAKSGRGLRTAHDAEAGASPEEELPEAGHDFMVRGFEL; encoded by the exons ATG gCATGCAGTTTGCAGAAGCTGTTTACTGTGGAAGAGGAGTTTGAAGATGAG GATTTTTTATCTGCTGTGGAGGATGCAGAGAACGAGTTTGCTGGCTCACGGCCTTTGAATGCTGGATGCCTGAGACCTGTCTCTTCTAGGCCACAGGAGACCGTGTCGGCACAGTCTTCTGGGCAGCTGCTGTCATGCCCCACTGCTCCTTCAGAGGCTTTGGGCCCGTCAGCCCTGGGACTCCGCCTTCCTACCTCCAGCATGCCCAGGGCCATCAGGGACCCGCCTTCCATAAGAACAGCCCCCCTAAGGCCTGTCTCGACTTCTAGCAGCTGGACTGGCCATCAGAGACGAGTGACCCTACCAGAAGTGCTCAAAGAGCCAGCGAGACCCCAGACATCAgcctcccaccccctgctcacCTTTGAGAGCCAACAGCAGGTGATTAGTGGCTTTGAGGGGCCTGAACAAGATGAATTTGATAAGGTCCTGGCAAGCATGGAGCTGGAGGGGCCTGGCGTGGAGCTGGAACTTGGAATCAGCAGTGAGGCCACGGGAATCCCGCCCACCTGGCAGCAGGAGGACTTAGCTTTGGCTAAAAAGGCTCGCGTAGCTGAGCTGAGCAGGTCTTGCCAAAAGGGGCCCACGCCTGCCTCCCACATAACGAGTGTCATGTCAGCCGACGATGAGCCCCCAGCACCTGGGGTCCACTGTAGGACTGCACAGCCCCACCTGAGACCCGGTGCTGTGAGCAACCTTCCTACCCCAACTGCCTCAACAGTTCCTGCTCAGCAACCCCACTCGGAAGCCTGCCCTCAGGGGCCCGCTCTTCGAGCGGCACAGCCTCTCCAAGCTGCTGGCCGGCCTGTTCAGAGCAGCCTGCAAAGTCCTTTCCCTGGTCAGTCATTCCAGCGTCCAAATGCCTGCTTACGTGGCAAATTTCACCTTCCTGGACCACGAACTCCCAACTCGATCTGTTCTACTCCCTCGAGGACTATCTCTGCGTTATTTCCTCGGAGCCCCTTACAACCCCGAGCTCCAGCGGCTTCCATCAAGTGTCCTGCCAGCACCCCAAAGAGCCCCCATTCCTCCCTGGTTCCCCAAGCAGTTCTCCAGCCACCCATAGTCACCAACCACCTGGTGCAGCTGGTCACTGCTGCCAACCGGACACCCCAGCGACCCGCCCGCACCAAAACCCGCCGCTTCCCCGGCCCCGCAGGGATCCTGCCCCACCAG CACAGTGGGAAAAATCTGGAGGAGATCATGGTTTCCACACCCCAGACTCCGACTCATGGTGCCCTGGCTAAATTCCGGGCCGAG ATTGTTACTAGTTCCCAGGCGTCGGTGGAGGAGGATTTTGGGCGAGGGCCCTGGCTGGCCATGAAATCTGCTCTGGGCCTGGAGGAGAGAGACCCCACCTGCTTTCTCTGTACCTATAGCATCGTCATGGTGCTGCGGAAG GCAGCCCTGAGGCAGCTTCCCAGGAACAAGGTCCCCAACATGGCAGTGATGATCAAGTCCCTGAGTCGGAGCACGATGGACGCCAGTGTGGTTTTCAAGGACCCCACGG GAGAGATGCAGGGCACGGTGCACAGGTTGCTGCTCGAGGCCCGGCAGAGTGAGCTGAAGCCTGGCTCAGTGCTGCTGCTGAAGCAG GTTGGAGTGTTTTCTCCTTCGCTCCGAAATCACTACCTCAACGTGACGCCCAACAACCTGGTCCATATTTACGGCCCAGATTCTGGGGATGGGAACTTCCTCAAGCCATCTCCGCCCTTCCCCAAG gacccagggagctTCCCTGGCAGCCTCCACCATGAGACTGCGAAGTCTGGAAGAGGCCTCAGAACAGCGCACGATGCAGAAGCAGGGGCATCCCCTGAGGAAGAACTCCCAGAAGCAG
- the HROB gene encoding homologous recombination OB-fold protein isoform X3, which translates to MACSLQKLFTVEEEFEDEDFLSAVEDAENEFAGSRPLNAGCLRPVSSRPQETVSAQSSGQLLSCPTAPSEALGPSALGLRLPTSSMPRAIRDPPSIRTAPLRPVSTSSSWTGHQRRVTLPEVLKEPARPQTSASHPLLTFESQQQVISGFEGPEQDEFDKVLASMELEGPGVELELGISSEATGIPPTWQQEDLALAKKARVAELSRSCQKGPTPASHITSVMSADDEPPAPGVHCRTAQPHLRPGAVSNLPTPTASTVPAQQPHSEACPQGPALRAAQPLQAAGRPVQSSLQSPFPGQSFQRPNACLRGKFHLPGPRTPNSICSTPSRTISALFPRSPLQPRAPAASIKCPASTPKSPHSSLVPQAVLQPPIVTNHLVQLVTAANRTPQRPARTKTRRFPGPAGILPHQHSGKNLEEIMVSTPQTPTHGALAKFRAEIVTSSQASVEEDFGRGPWLAMKSALGLEERDPTCFLCTYSIVMVLRKAALRQLPRNKVPNMAVMIKSLSRSTMDASVVFKDPTDGKIEAVSSPLPSQGPNQSLRCP; encoded by the exons ATG gCATGCAGTTTGCAGAAGCTGTTTACTGTGGAAGAGGAGTTTGAAGATGAG GATTTTTTATCTGCTGTGGAGGATGCAGAGAACGAGTTTGCTGGCTCACGGCCTTTGAATGCTGGATGCCTGAGACCTGTCTCTTCTAGGCCACAGGAGACCGTGTCGGCACAGTCTTCTGGGCAGCTGCTGTCATGCCCCACTGCTCCTTCAGAGGCTTTGGGCCCGTCAGCCCTGGGACTCCGCCTTCCTACCTCCAGCATGCCCAGGGCCATCAGGGACCCGCCTTCCATAAGAACAGCCCCCCTAAGGCCTGTCTCGACTTCTAGCAGCTGGACTGGCCATCAGAGACGAGTGACCCTACCAGAAGTGCTCAAAGAGCCAGCGAGACCCCAGACATCAgcctcccaccccctgctcacCTTTGAGAGCCAACAGCAGGTGATTAGTGGCTTTGAGGGGCCTGAACAAGATGAATTTGATAAGGTCCTGGCAAGCATGGAGCTGGAGGGGCCTGGCGTGGAGCTGGAACTTGGAATCAGCAGTGAGGCCACGGGAATCCCGCCCACCTGGCAGCAGGAGGACTTAGCTTTGGCTAAAAAGGCTCGCGTAGCTGAGCTGAGCAGGTCTTGCCAAAAGGGGCCCACGCCTGCCTCCCACATAACGAGTGTCATGTCAGCCGACGATGAGCCCCCAGCACCTGGGGTCCACTGTAGGACTGCACAGCCCCACCTGAGACCCGGTGCTGTGAGCAACCTTCCTACCCCAACTGCCTCAACAGTTCCTGCTCAGCAACCCCACTCGGAAGCCTGCCCTCAGGGGCCCGCTCTTCGAGCGGCACAGCCTCTCCAAGCTGCTGGCCGGCCTGTTCAGAGCAGCCTGCAAAGTCCTTTCCCTGGTCAGTCATTCCAGCGTCCAAATGCCTGCTTACGTGGCAAATTTCACCTTCCTGGACCACGAACTCCCAACTCGATCTGTTCTACTCCCTCGAGGACTATCTCTGCGTTATTTCCTCGGAGCCCCTTACAACCCCGAGCTCCAGCGGCTTCCATCAAGTGTCCTGCCAGCACCCCAAAGAGCCCCCATTCCTCCCTGGTTCCCCAAGCAGTTCTCCAGCCACCCATAGTCACCAACCACCTGGTGCAGCTGGTCACTGCTGCCAACCGGACACCCCAGCGACCCGCCCGCACCAAAACCCGCCGCTTCCCCGGCCCCGCAGGGATCCTGCCCCACCAG CACAGTGGGAAAAATCTGGAGGAGATCATGGTTTCCACACCCCAGACTCCGACTCATGGTGCCCTGGCTAAATTCCGGGCCGAG ATTGTTACTAGTTCCCAGGCGTCGGTGGAGGAGGATTTTGGGCGAGGGCCCTGGCTGGCCATGAAATCTGCTCTGGGCCTGGAGGAGAGAGACCCCACCTGCTTTCTCTGTACCTATAGCATCGTCATGGTGCTGCGGAAG GCAGCCCTGAGGCAGCTTCCCAGGAACAAGGTCCCCAACATGGCAGTGATGATCAAGTCCCTGAGTCGGAGCACGATGGACGCCAGTGTGGTTTTCAAGGACCCCACGG atgggaaaattgaggcaGTGAGCAGCCCACTTCCCAGCCAGGGCCCAAACCAGTCACTGCGCTGTCCTTGA
- the HROB gene encoding homologous recombination OB-fold protein isoform X1: MACSLQKLFTVEEEFEDEDFLSAVEDAENEFAGSRPLNAGCLRPVSSRPQETVSAQSSGQLLSCPTAPSEALGPSALGLRLPTSSMPRAIRDPPSIRTAPLRPVSTSSSWTGHQRRVTLPEVLKEPARPQTSASHPLLTFESQQQVISGFEGPEQDEFDKVLASMELEGPGVELELGISSEATGIPPTWQQEDLALAKKARVAELSRSCQKGPTPASHITSVMSADDEPPAPGVHCRTAQPHLRPGAVSNLPTPTASTVPAQQPHSEACPQGPALRAAQPLQAAGRPVQSSLQSPFPGQSFQRPNACLRGKFHLPGPRTPNSICSTPSRTISALFPRSPLQPRAPAASIKCPASTPKSPHSSLVPQAVLQPPIVTNHLVQLVTAANRTPQRPARTKTRRFPGPAGILPHQHSGKNLEEIMVSTPQTPTHGALAKFRAEIVTSSQASVEEDFGRGPWLAMKSALGLEERDPTCFLCTYSIVMVLRKAALRQLPRNKVPNMAVMIKSLSRSTMDASVVFKDPTGEMQGTVHRLLLEARQSELKPGSVLLLKQVGVFSPSLRNHYLNVTPNNLVHIYGPDSGDGNFLKPSPPFPKDPGSFPGSLHHETAKSGRGLRTAHDAEAGASPEEELPEADDLDGLLSELPEDFFCGTSSWDCPEARHPP, from the exons ATG gCATGCAGTTTGCAGAAGCTGTTTACTGTGGAAGAGGAGTTTGAAGATGAG GATTTTTTATCTGCTGTGGAGGATGCAGAGAACGAGTTTGCTGGCTCACGGCCTTTGAATGCTGGATGCCTGAGACCTGTCTCTTCTAGGCCACAGGAGACCGTGTCGGCACAGTCTTCTGGGCAGCTGCTGTCATGCCCCACTGCTCCTTCAGAGGCTTTGGGCCCGTCAGCCCTGGGACTCCGCCTTCCTACCTCCAGCATGCCCAGGGCCATCAGGGACCCGCCTTCCATAAGAACAGCCCCCCTAAGGCCTGTCTCGACTTCTAGCAGCTGGACTGGCCATCAGAGACGAGTGACCCTACCAGAAGTGCTCAAAGAGCCAGCGAGACCCCAGACATCAgcctcccaccccctgctcacCTTTGAGAGCCAACAGCAGGTGATTAGTGGCTTTGAGGGGCCTGAACAAGATGAATTTGATAAGGTCCTGGCAAGCATGGAGCTGGAGGGGCCTGGCGTGGAGCTGGAACTTGGAATCAGCAGTGAGGCCACGGGAATCCCGCCCACCTGGCAGCAGGAGGACTTAGCTTTGGCTAAAAAGGCTCGCGTAGCTGAGCTGAGCAGGTCTTGCCAAAAGGGGCCCACGCCTGCCTCCCACATAACGAGTGTCATGTCAGCCGACGATGAGCCCCCAGCACCTGGGGTCCACTGTAGGACTGCACAGCCCCACCTGAGACCCGGTGCTGTGAGCAACCTTCCTACCCCAACTGCCTCAACAGTTCCTGCTCAGCAACCCCACTCGGAAGCCTGCCCTCAGGGGCCCGCTCTTCGAGCGGCACAGCCTCTCCAAGCTGCTGGCCGGCCTGTTCAGAGCAGCCTGCAAAGTCCTTTCCCTGGTCAGTCATTCCAGCGTCCAAATGCCTGCTTACGTGGCAAATTTCACCTTCCTGGACCACGAACTCCCAACTCGATCTGTTCTACTCCCTCGAGGACTATCTCTGCGTTATTTCCTCGGAGCCCCTTACAACCCCGAGCTCCAGCGGCTTCCATCAAGTGTCCTGCCAGCACCCCAAAGAGCCCCCATTCCTCCCTGGTTCCCCAAGCAGTTCTCCAGCCACCCATAGTCACCAACCACCTGGTGCAGCTGGTCACTGCTGCCAACCGGACACCCCAGCGACCCGCCCGCACCAAAACCCGCCGCTTCCCCGGCCCCGCAGGGATCCTGCCCCACCAG CACAGTGGGAAAAATCTGGAGGAGATCATGGTTTCCACACCCCAGACTCCGACTCATGGTGCCCTGGCTAAATTCCGGGCCGAG ATTGTTACTAGTTCCCAGGCGTCGGTGGAGGAGGATTTTGGGCGAGGGCCCTGGCTGGCCATGAAATCTGCTCTGGGCCTGGAGGAGAGAGACCCCACCTGCTTTCTCTGTACCTATAGCATCGTCATGGTGCTGCGGAAG GCAGCCCTGAGGCAGCTTCCCAGGAACAAGGTCCCCAACATGGCAGTGATGATCAAGTCCCTGAGTCGGAGCACGATGGACGCCAGTGTGGTTTTCAAGGACCCCACGG GAGAGATGCAGGGCACGGTGCACAGGTTGCTGCTCGAGGCCCGGCAGAGTGAGCTGAAGCCTGGCTCAGTGCTGCTGCTGAAGCAG GTTGGAGTGTTTTCTCCTTCGCTCCGAAATCACTACCTCAACGTGACGCCCAACAACCTGGTCCATATTTACGGCCCAGATTCTGGGGATGGGAACTTCCTCAAGCCATCTCCGCCCTTCCCCAAG gacccagggagctTCCCTGGCAGCCTCCACCATGAGACTGCGAAGTCTGGAAGAGGCCTCAGAACAGCGCACGATGCAGAAGCAGGGGCATCCCCTGAGGAAGAACTCCCAGAAGCAG ATGACCTAGATGGACTCCTGAGTGAGCTCCCTGAGGACTTTTTCTGTGGGACCAGCAGTTGGGACTGCCCCGAGGCAAGGCACCCACCGTGA